The following proteins are encoded in a genomic region of Spirosoma sp. SC4-14:
- a CDS encoding membrane dipeptidase, translated as MQTRKQFIKQICAIAAGTSWLTTDNLMGFATPAPPKSIYFDFHCHPSWAMSERNFANNAESGLTQTVSDMKTGHLTGGFLALVADAPLLKPGPKGMMINRRYLPGEGWAEYKRQLAKLREVFGSLSIPFSTDLSSLTAERKAPFAYLAVEGGDFLDDQISRIEEAYQDGVRSIQLVHYAPNNLGDLQTADPAFNGLSSFGKDVIRKMNELGMAIDVAHASFQTTKAVADLTKAPIMLSHSILQMEADRPIAVRAISKEHANVVADTGGVIGAWPSGFNKSFDEYIDNILRLVDVVGVDHVGIGTDMSANFQPVMTSYIQYPQIEEALSRKGLSRSDVGKIMGGNAKSVLTKIAKAGSMKN; from the coding sequence ATGCAAACACGAAAGCAGTTTATAAAACAGATCTGTGCTATAGCAGCTGGCACTTCCTGGCTAACTACCGATAACCTGATGGGTTTCGCCACACCGGCTCCCCCGAAATCAATCTATTTTGATTTTCACTGCCATCCGAGCTGGGCAATGTCTGAACGGAACTTTGCGAACAATGCCGAATCGGGGTTGACACAAACGGTTAGCGATATGAAAACGGGACATCTCACAGGTGGTTTTCTGGCTCTGGTGGCCGATGCTCCCCTGCTCAAACCTGGTCCCAAAGGAATGATGATCAACAGGCGGTATTTGCCGGGCGAGGGGTGGGCCGAGTATAAACGGCAACTGGCGAAGCTTCGGGAGGTTTTCGGTAGCTTATCCATACCGTTTTCGACAGACCTGAGCAGCCTGACGGCCGAGCGCAAAGCTCCTTTTGCTTACCTGGCGGTGGAAGGGGGTGATTTTCTGGATGATCAGATTTCGCGAATCGAAGAGGCTTATCAGGATGGCGTTCGTTCCATTCAACTGGTTCATTATGCTCCCAACAATCTCGGTGATCTTCAAACGGCTGATCCGGCGTTTAATGGACTGTCTTCGTTTGGCAAAGACGTAATCAGGAAGATGAATGAACTGGGTATGGCTATCGACGTGGCACATGCTTCGTTTCAAACCACGAAAGCCGTAGCCGATCTGACCAAAGCCCCCATCATGTTGTCGCATAGTATTTTGCAAATGGAGGCCGACCGTCCGATAGCCGTACGGGCAATTTCTAAAGAACACGCCAATGTTGTTGCCGACACAGGCGGGGTAATTGGAGCCTGGCCATCGGGATTTAATAAGAGTTTCGACGAATATATCGATAACATTCTGCGGCTGGTCGATGTAGTTGGTGTCGATCATGTGGGTATCGGTACCGATATGAGTGCCAATTTTCAGCCCGTTATGACCAGCTATATACAGTATCCTCAGATTGAAGAAGCCCTGAGCAGGAAGGGGCTTTCCCGCTCAGACGTTGGCAAGATCATGGGAGGTAATGCGAAAAGCGTTCTGACAAAAATTGCAAAAGCTGGCTCCATGAAAAACTAG
- a CDS encoding winged helix-turn-helix domain-containing protein, with protein sequence MRKLAVILAVLAVGILFVQFISLTPSVEEDNRFAQRVNLALRRTAHHLLVEKGDSTSRIAPVQQLNATTFLVRLERPFEYDRLPALLQQSLNLHEISKDYDVAVLDCSNGELQLGYNFLDFRDKNEVPCVGRMQEGGCYNLQVSFKNVTDTSSSKNAQWWTWPLGVLLLGGALLLWQKTEKPVVEQAELSVKKPEESVILGQISFNIANQSVEIAGEVYTLTYREAKLLNLFVRHPNQLLERDFILKSVWEDEGIIVGRSVDVFVSRLRKLLQPDPGLRIVAVHGVGYRLEVVPA encoded by the coding sequence ATGCGAAAACTAGCGGTTATACTCGCGGTGTTAGCTGTAGGAATATTGTTCGTGCAGTTTATCAGCCTTACCCCTTCGGTAGAGGAGGATAATCGCTTTGCACAACGGGTCAATCTGGCACTTCGTCGGACGGCCCATCATTTGTTGGTTGAAAAAGGGGATAGCACTTCCCGAATCGCACCTGTCCAACAACTTAATGCAACAACGTTTCTGGTTCGTCTGGAGCGTCCCTTCGAATATGATCGTCTGCCTGCTTTGTTGCAACAATCGCTGAACCTACACGAAATCAGCAAGGATTATGATGTAGCGGTGCTCGACTGCTCCAATGGTGAACTGCAACTAGGCTATAATTTTCTGGATTTCAGAGATAAAAACGAAGTGCCATGCGTAGGGCGTATGCAGGAGGGAGGGTGCTATAATTTGCAGGTTTCCTTCAAAAACGTAACGGATACATCATCCTCGAAAAACGCACAATGGTGGACATGGCCGCTTGGTGTTTTGCTATTGGGAGGGGCCTTGTTACTCTGGCAAAAAACAGAGAAACCGGTCGTAGAGCAGGCCGAACTTTCAGTAAAAAAGCCGGAAGAGTCGGTCATACTGGGGCAAATCTCCTTTAACATTGCCAATCAATCTGTCGAAATAGCAGGTGAAGTTTATACGCTCACCTATCGCGAAGCGAAACTGTTGAACCTGTTTGTTCGTCATCCGAATCAACTCCTCGAACGGGACTTTATCTTAAAGTCGGTTTGGGAAGATGAAGGTATCATTGTTGGCCGAAGTGTCGATGTATTTGTGTCGCGGTTGCGTAAACTCCTGCAACCCGATCCTGGCCTGCGCATCGTGGCTGTGCATGGCGTTGGCTACCGATTAGAGGTAGTTCCGGCCTGA
- a CDS encoding NAD(P)-dependent alcohol dehydrogenase has translation MIHSKGYAAQNAETELAPWEFERRDVGPHDILITIAYCGVCHTDIHLTRNEWFPGIFPMVPGHEIVGIVGQVGEHVTKFSIGDRAAVGVMVDSCRGCDDCRNGQEQFCSVSPVVTYNNLDHYGMPAYGGYANNIVLNEDFAHHISPTLDLAAVAPLLCAGITTYSPLRRWKVGKGHKLAVVGLGGLGHMAVKFGVAFGAEVTVLSTSPHKEEEARKLGAHHFVVTKDEEQMKTAARSFHFIIDTVAADHDINPYMALLKTSGVYINVGMPAEPWQLSSFTLAMGNKVVAGSGAGGLPETQEMLDFCAEHNIVADIELIAIKDIHTAFERMLKGDVLYRFVIDMATL, from the coding sequence ATGATTCACTCGAAAGGATATGCCGCCCAAAACGCGGAAACAGAGTTAGCGCCGTGGGAATTTGAACGCCGGGATGTTGGCCCACACGACATCCTGATTACCATTGCCTATTGCGGAGTTTGCCATACCGATATTCACCTGACTCGCAACGAGTGGTTTCCCGGAATCTTCCCGATGGTACCCGGCCACGAGATTGTTGGCATTGTCGGGCAGGTTGGTGAACACGTAACGAAATTCAGTATTGGCGACCGGGCTGCGGTAGGCGTCATGGTGGATTCGTGCCGGGGCTGTGACGATTGCCGAAACGGACAGGAGCAATTTTGTAGCGTAAGCCCGGTCGTGACGTATAATAATCTCGACCATTATGGCATGCCTGCTTATGGTGGCTATGCCAACAACATTGTTCTGAATGAAGATTTCGCGCACCACATTTCTCCAACCCTAGACCTGGCCGCCGTAGCGCCCCTGTTGTGTGCGGGTATTACGACGTATTCACCCCTCCGTCGCTGGAAGGTCGGGAAGGGGCATAAGCTGGCTGTAGTGGGGCTGGGTGGATTAGGCCATATGGCAGTAAAATTTGGGGTGGCATTTGGGGCAGAAGTTACGGTGTTGAGCACATCGCCCCATAAAGAAGAAGAAGCCCGAAAACTGGGAGCGCATCATTTTGTGGTGACAAAAGACGAAGAACAGATGAAGACTGCAGCCCGGTCTTTCCATTTTATTATCGACACCGTAGCCGCCGACCATGACATTAACCCCTATATGGCCTTACTCAAAACCAGCGGAGTGTACATCAATGTTGGCATGCCTGCCGAACCCTGGCAGCTTTCGTCCTTCACGCTGGCTATGGGCAACAAAGTTGTGGCGGGTTCGGGAGCGGGTGGTTTGCCCGAAACGCAGGAAATGCTTGATTTCTGCGCCGAACACAACATCGTAGCCGATATTGAGCTAATTGCCATCAAAGACATCCACACTGCTTTTGAACGGATGTTGAAAGGTGATGTGTTATACCGTTTTGTGATCGATATGGCAACGTTATAA